AGGTGAGTTTTCTCTCTGGTAATGTTTCACAAATTACCGAGATTCAAATTATGGGACAGTTGTCGTAACATAATACATGGGTTTTGTGAAGAAGTCATTCCTCTGATGGTTTCGGATGATTTTGCCGTTATGGTTACTTCAAGTATCATTTGTTGGTATGTtacactttgattgttgcagtGAATGGGATCAACCTCCTCTGGATATGCGGCCTCCATGTTCCATTTCTATTAAGGTACagtgatttgaatttgatgctTGTGGattcttgttatttttttctatCAATCCAATATTTTTTTACGGTGCCGATATTGATTGCCTTTCAGGACTACGCAATTGAAACTCCTCTGGAGATATCATCTGCTTCAACGggaggagaaacattttatgaAGTAAAGATTGACGTCAATACAAATAGTTCAATTGAAGCTATAAATTTTGTATTGAAGGCAAGTTCCTCTGGCCTGCACATTGCTAATTGTTTCTTTGTTGATTAGATATGAGGCTTTCGCTTGTGTGTGTTTATGTATTtgtttttacgactttttactgaaatgtatctttttttttgtgtgtttacAAACGGTCCAGGATGAGGAAAGTGGGTATTGGTATCAGCACAGAGGAAGAGATTTTAAAGTGCCTCTTCTTGACGACCTTCAAGACAATGGAAATGTTGTTAGAACCAAAAAGGGCTTGGGTATATGGCCAGGTTGCTTTGGATTTTCTTCTGTATGTTATATCATTTATCCTTCTATTGATCCAACGTATTTTGTCAACTTGTTGTCTCATTCTAGCTTATGTGCTTTCCATCTTAATTTGGATGGTTGACTTCCTTCAGTAGATAGCCTGTTGACAAATATCTGAGTCCATCGATCTCTCTGGATTCTCTTGCAGTTGTTTCAATTCTTGGCTTATTCGATGGACTAACAGTATGTATAGTGgggttttatgtttttggaagTATATTAATTAGGTATTAGCTTGTTCTCACCATTACAAGAAGATTTTCATGAGCATCATGTGACTTTTTCCTCTGCTTTGTCAATATATCGAGGTTATTTTTATATCTAGTTTTCCCTGCATTTTTTCCCATCACTTGACAGTATGAGTAAACCATTTCTTACAGCAGGCACACTGGGACAGCTATCCGCTGCACTTCTTAAACCAGAAGTAGCTGCTGATCTGAAAGGAGAAGACACTGGAGAACGTAGCTTGCGAAAGATACCTCTTCAAGGCTTTTGTGAAGAACACCCCGTTGTTAAAGAAATCATAGTTGATAACTCGGTTAGTATTTCTGTTCGCCAATGCCTTGagaattcaaaaaatattttggacatagACACCGATATACCTGGAGATTTAGTACTTCACTGGGGTGTCTGCAAAGATGACAGTAAACATTGGAGAATCCCAGCTGAGCCTTATCCTCCTGAAACAAGCATCTTCAAGAATAAAGCCTTGCGAACTCATTTACAGCAGAAAGCCAATGGACATGGTTCATGGGGGTCATTTTCGTTGGATGAAGGATATTCAGCATTTGTCTTTGTGCTGAAACTGGATGAGAGCACATGGTTAGATTGCAAAGGAAATGATTTTTACGTACCCTTTTCAAATCCCATGGTCCGAAACAAGCAATATGAACCGACACAATCTGAGGGTGCGGAACAAAGTGAGGAAATTGGCTCCCCAGTTGTATTGGAAAATGCTTCCAAGTCGGATCTAGCAGTTTCTGCTTACACAGATGAAATCATTAATGAGATACGGAACTTAGTGAGTGATATTTCATCTGGAAAGAGTCGAAAAACAAAAAGCAAAGAAGCGCAAGAAGGCATTCTCCATGAAATTGAGAAGCTTGCTGCAGAAGCATATAGTATCTTCAGAAGTTCTATGCCAACTTTTCCAGAAACTGAAACGTTAGAAGCTGAGGTTCTACAACCGCCAGTAAAAATATCTTCTGGGACCGGCACAGGGTTTGAAATTCTTTGTCAAGGATTTAATTGGGAATCTCACAAATCTGGAAAATGGTACTTAGATCTTCATGAAAAAGCTTCGGAATTATCATCACTTGGTTTCACTGTGATCTGGTTACCTCCACCAACTGATTCGGTTTCACCTGAAGGCTACATGCCAACGGATTTATATAACTTAAACTCCAGGTATTGCTTAAACAAGTGACATTTGTGTGTTCCTGGTGTTTTTGAACAAAAACAAAACGGAATTATATCCATTGAAAATCTTTTACTAAAGTAAGTTCTACAAATGAAGCTTGTGCTTAAATCAATAATCTCATTTGTGTGATTAGGTTCATAAAATCTAATTGCCTTCGACCTTTAGGAGTTCATGACGATTGTGATGTTTGATAGATATGGAAACATAGATCAATTAAAACTTCTTGTGAAGAGATTTCATGAGGTGGGCATGAAGGTTCTGGGTGATGTAGTTTTAAACCACCGATGTGCACAGTACAAGAACCAAAATGGTGTCTGGAACATTTTTGGTGGTCGTTTAAACTGGGACGACCGAGCTGTTGTTGCTGATGACCCGCATTTCCAGGTATAATAATATCCTTCGATAGGAATAGTTTTCCGAAATATCACCACGAAATTCCAGAATAACGAATTTATTCTATATGTagtcaaaaaaatattcaatggATAGTCTTTGCATATTGATGTGTTAGAGCCTAACTGCCAGTGACTCATTGCAAGCATAAATTGAGCAAGGAAATTAAGCAAGTAATTACAGAATTTCCATAATGTTATATTGGTTGGAGTAAACTTATTGACCAAGAACAATCTGAGTACTAACTCAGCCAAGGTGAATACCCTTTATAAGATAAAGAAAAGATTAACGGCAGAAAAATATGCCCAATGTCCCCCAACTAACCAAGTATGGCCCTATACATGTCCTCTCCCCACGTGGATACCCCTTCTGGTGTGTATACCTGATATATAGTAGGCTTgtgcttctttgaaccttttTCTACTACTACCGTTTCCAAACACGGAGTATTGAGCATACAGATTTTGACTGTCTATTGTATAGCTTTTTAGATATTTATAAAGACACTTGGATATTATTTTGCAAAACACTAACAACAGGCACACACGAAGCAGCAAGCCGTATTTTGACAGTGCCTTAATGTTTATGGTTTTTAGGAAATGAGGTTTCTTTTATAATGCTGAAATGTTGAGAGTTGTCCTATTGATCATTTCTAGGGAAGGGGTAACAAGAGTAGTGGAGATAATTTTCATGCTGCTCCAAATATTGATCATTCTCAAGAATTTGTAAGAAAGGATATTAAGGAATGGCTAGACTGGCTGAGGTGAGTTCACTACTCTTGAAGTCGTATTGTGTTCATGTCTATATCAGGAAGTCAAGGTGATGATCACCAAATAGTAATTGCTATTTGGTCGAGTGGACTAATTTTTTAGTCCTAAAAACTGGTTTTCCATTTGAATGTATTGCATCTATTTCCTTCCAAGATATTCTTCCCTTATTTATTCAATACCTAGTCAAGGCTATGTTGAGAACTTGAAAGAAGAGCTTAGAATACGACGAAGTATATTAAGATCATCTTCTTGTATGTTGTTATTGGTAGATATTCTAGTCCATTAATTTAAGCCtagcaaataattttatttaaatgaacttAAAAAATAACAGTGACTGCCACTTGGATGTACAGAGAAGAAATTGGTTATGATGGATGGAGGCTCGATTTTGTTCGGGGGTTTTGGGGTGGGTACGTCAAGGATTATCTAGATTCCAGTGAACCTTATTTCGCAGTGGGCGAGTACTGGGATTCTCTCAGTTATACATATGGTGAGGTGGATCACAATCAAGATGCGCATAGACAGAGAATCATTGATTGGATAAATGCTACCAATGGAACTGCAGGCGCGTTTGATGTCACAACAAAAGGAATTCTTCATGCTGTAAGCATATACCATTCATTTGACCGCCTTTTCTTTTGCCGCATCAGACCACTTGATATGTTGTAACTAGTAAAATTGACCAATGAGCTTGTGTATAAGCATTTTCATTTAATCTTCTTGATCTGCGTCATATAGGCTCTTGAACGATGTGAATATTGGCGACTTTCAGATGCACAGGGAAAACCTCCTGGAGTTGTTGGATGGTGGCCATCTAGGGCTGTTACTTTTATTGAGAATCATGATACTGGTTCTACTCAGGTTTGATCTATTCCTTAACTAGCTAATATATTCCATAACTCATTTTTGCATACATTGAAGGCTCCTGGGATGTATACAGTTTGTTTGCTGACCCTTTTCTTTGGCTTGAAGGGTCATTGGAGATTTCCAGGCGGGAAAGAAATGCAGGGTTACGCCTATATTCTTACTCACCCTGGAACGCCATCTGTATTCCATGATCACATTTTTTCCGAATATTTATCTGAAATATCTTCACTCATCTCCATCAGAAAGCGGAACAATATCCACTGTCGGAGCTTAGTTAAGTGTTGGATGTTTTTCAATCATTGTTTTTACTTTTTTGACATGGGTTTAAGGAATAATAATAAAGTTTGGCAATTTTTTATAGGTTCAAATACTCAAGGCCGAGAGAGATGTCTATGCAGCCATGATCGATGAAAAGTTGACTATGAAAATTGGACCTGGTCACTTTGAGCCATCCAGTGGTCCAGAAAACTGGTGTTTAGCCATTGAAGGCCGGGACTATAAGGTGTGGGAAAATTCATGAATAAGATATTAATATACAGATTCATTGCCATAGTTGTCTTGTTATCGAAAGTGACGATTTTGATGAATTCGAACTGAtataaattccaaaatttacttATATGATCTACAAGATCCGGGGCGGGCTGTTATTTGCCTCGAACAAGAGTATTGATGGCAGTCCCCATCTCATCGGGGTGTATATACCTTACTGTCTATCTATATTCCTCAAAACTGTTGTACACAGTACACATTATTGTATTAGTGTATCTTTCTTTGGATGTAACACGTCATATTGCTGTACACTCTTGGAAATACTGCTCTATAATAAACTGCATTGCCAGAATGTTTTGATTTGCTCGATAAACTCCAAcctgtgttttttttaaaaaaagattatttATAACTAGGGCAAACTTGTATGCATAACCGACCAAATGGGTAAACGTTACTTCGAGCTTATCCTAATTCCTACCAAAGCATTATGATCCCCAGAAAACCAAATTGGTGAGTCGATTAGTTTGTATACTTAAACTTTGTATTTTGACGCTTTTATAAACGTGGCTGGTTCTTCTATTCTGCCAAAATTGCCAGATATCTAAATTCTATTTTTCAAGAGACCATGCTATACTAACTCATCAAATTGCCTCATCCTGCCGCCCTCTCCCAAATTTGCGCGGTGTTGCTTTATATGTCCACCATTATTCAATGACACTATTCATAACTTAACCTAACCATTTAAACCACACAACACAAGATGGTGTAAGTTAATCTTCTGCATCCCTCAGGTGAGA
This genomic interval from Primulina huaijiensis isolate GDHJ02 chromosome 14, ASM1229523v2, whole genome shotgun sequence contains the following:
- the LOC140956921 gene encoding alpha-amylase 3, chloroplastic isoform X2; amino-acid sequence: MSTVSTAPFLHHHGRCNLLRRHRPYLKPILKGQLLSKKPPPFQLNYTQTSKSRFNGACFCSSRFDPAQALNPSGAAIVETSESSIITFTETFHLRRPEKVEGKISIKLDKGKSEDYWQLIVGCSLPGKWVLHWGVSYVGDVGSEWDQPPLDMRPPCSISIKDYAIETPLEISSASTGGETFYEVKIDVNTNSSIEAINFVLKDEESGYWYQHRGRDFKVPLLDDLQDNGNVVRTKKGLGIWPGTLGQLSAALLKPEVAADLKGEDTGERSLRKIPLQGFCEEHPVVKEIIVDNSVSISVRQCLENSKNILDIDTDIPGDLVLHWGVCKDDSKHWRIPAEPYPPETSIFKNKALRTHLQQKANGHGSWGSFSLDEGYSAFVFVLKLDESTWLDCKGNDFYVPFSNPMVRNKQYEPTQSEGAEQSEEIGSPVVLENASKSDLAVSAYTDEIINEIRNLVSDISSGKSRKTKSKEAQEGILHEIEKLAAEAYSIFRSSMPTFPETETLEAEVLQPPVKISSGTGTGFEILCQGFNWESHKSGKWYLDLHEKASELSSLGFTVIWLPPPTDSVSPEGYMPTDLYNLNSRYGNIDQLKLLVKRFHEVGMKVLGDVVLNHRCAQYKNQNGVWNIFGGRLNWDDRAVVADDPHFQGRGNKSSGDNFHAAPNIDHSQEFVRKDIKEWLDWLREEIGYDGWRLDFVRGFWGGYVKDYLDSSEPYFAVGEYWDSLSYTYGEVDHNQDAHRQRIIDWINATNGTAGAFDVTTKGILHAALERCEYWRLSDAQGKPPGVVGWWPSRAVTFIENHDTGSTQGHWRFPGGKEMQGYAYILTHPGTPSVFHDHIFSEYLSEISSLISIRKRNNIHCRSLVQILKAERDVYAAMIDEKLTMKIGPGHFEPSSGPENWCLAIEGRDYKVWENS
- the LOC140956921 gene encoding alpha-amylase 3, chloroplastic isoform X1, whose product is MSTVSTAPFLHHHGRCNLLRRHRPYLKPILKGQLLSKKPPPFQLNYTQTSKSRFNGACFCSSRFDPAQALNPSGAAIVETSESSIITFTETFHLRRPEKVEGKISIKLDKGKSEDYWQLIVGCSLPGKWVLHWGVSYVGDVGSEWDQPPLDMRPPCSISIKDYAIETPLEISSASTGGETFYEVKIDVNTNSSIEAINFVLKDEESGYWYQHRGRDFKVPLLDDLQDNGNVVRTKKGLGIWPAGTLGQLSAALLKPEVAADLKGEDTGERSLRKIPLQGFCEEHPVVKEIIVDNSVSISVRQCLENSKNILDIDTDIPGDLVLHWGVCKDDSKHWRIPAEPYPPETSIFKNKALRTHLQQKANGHGSWGSFSLDEGYSAFVFVLKLDESTWLDCKGNDFYVPFSNPMVRNKQYEPTQSEGAEQSEEIGSPVVLENASKSDLAVSAYTDEIINEIRNLVSDISSGKSRKTKSKEAQEGILHEIEKLAAEAYSIFRSSMPTFPETETLEAEVLQPPVKISSGTGTGFEILCQGFNWESHKSGKWYLDLHEKASELSSLGFTVIWLPPPTDSVSPEGYMPTDLYNLNSRYGNIDQLKLLVKRFHEVGMKVLGDVVLNHRCAQYKNQNGVWNIFGGRLNWDDRAVVADDPHFQGRGNKSSGDNFHAAPNIDHSQEFVRKDIKEWLDWLREEIGYDGWRLDFVRGFWGGYVKDYLDSSEPYFAVGEYWDSLSYTYGEVDHNQDAHRQRIIDWINATNGTAGAFDVTTKGILHAALERCEYWRLSDAQGKPPGVVGWWPSRAVTFIENHDTGSTQGHWRFPGGKEMQGYAYILTHPGTPSVFHDHIFSEYLSEISSLISIRKRNNIHCRSLVQILKAERDVYAAMIDEKLTMKIGPGHFEPSSGPENWCLAIEGRDYKVWENS